A window of Diabrotica virgifera virgifera chromosome 9, PGI_DIABVI_V3a contains these coding sequences:
- the LOC126891748 gene encoding zinc finger protein 664-like isoform X3, translating to MEIMEKLIQDSSYKGNDMILHTEEKTLNKKMKVVSGKGRYKCLHLQDENKTEIMEKLIQDSSYKGNDMILHTEEKTLNKKMKVVSGKRRYKCEICFKQCGQASDLRKHLRIHTGEKPYKCEICFKQFTTTSDLKKHNRVHTGEKLYKCEICLKRCITSRDLTRHLRVHTGEKPYKCEICFKQFAAKCSLKAHLRMHTGENPHKCEICLKQCITASDLTIHLRVHTGEKPYKCEICFKQYSQASHLKIHWRVHTGEKPEKCEICFKQFSQKNSLNAHLRTHSGEKPHKCEICFTQFSRAGALKQHSRVHSGEKPYKCEICFQQFSQAASLTAHLRVHTGEKPYKCEICFKQFSRTHMLKKHLRVHTGEKPHKCEICFKQFTQANDLKIHLRVHTGEKPYQCEICLRQFSQKIHLSRHLRLHTGENT from the exons ATGGAAATCATGGAGAAACTCATCCAAGATTCATCTTACAAAGGAAATGACATGATTCTCCACACTGAAGAAAaaacactaaataaaaaaatgaaagttgTGAGTGGAAAAGGACGTTATAaat GTTTACATCTCCAAGATGAAAACAAAACGGAAATCATGGAGAAACTCATCCAAGATTCATCTTACAAAGGAAATGACATGATTCTCCACACTGAAGAAAaaacactaaataaaaaaatgaaagttgTGAGTGGAAAAAGACGTTATAaatgtgagatttgttttaagcaatgtGGTCAAGCAAGTGATTTGAGAAaacatttgagaatacacactggagagaaaccatacaagtgcgaaatttgttttaagcaatttactacaacaagtgatttgaaaaaacacaatagagtgcacactggagaaaaactttacaagtgtgaaatttgtttaaaacgaTGTATTACTTCAAGAGATTTGACAAGacatttaagagtgcacactggggaaaaaccatacaagtgcgagatttgttttaagcaatttgcTGCAAAATGTAGTTTGAAAGCTCATTTGagaatgcacactggagaaaatccccacaagtgtgaaatttgtttaaaacagtgcATTACTGCAAGTGATTTGacaatacatttgagagtgcacactggagaaaaaccgtacaagtgtgagatttgttttaaacaatatAGTCAAGCAAGTCATTTGAAAATACATtggagagtgcacactggggaaaaacctgaaaagtgtgaaatttgttttaagcagttttctcaaaaaaatagtTTGAACGCTCATTTAAGAACGCATAgtggagaaaaacctcataagtgtgaaatttgttttacaCAATTTAGTCGAGCAGGTGCATTGAAACAACATTCACGAGTGCACagtggggaaaaaccttacaagtgtgagatttgttttcaACAATTTAGTCAAGCAGCTTCTTTGACagcacatttgagagtgcacactggggaaaaaccgtacaagtgtgaaatttgttttaagcagttttctcgaACACATatgttgaaaaaacatttgagagtgcatactggggaaaaacctcataagtgtgaaatatgttttaagcaatttactcaAGCAAATGAtctgaaaatacatttgagagtgcacactggagagaaaccttaccagtgcgaaatttgtttaaggcagtTTTCTCAGAAAATTCATTTGAGTAGacatttgagattgcacactggagaaaataCTTAA